From Coffea arabica cultivar ET-39 chromosome 10e, Coffea Arabica ET-39 HiFi, whole genome shotgun sequence, one genomic window encodes:
- the LOC113711154 gene encoding phosphoglycerate mutase-like protein 1 isoform X2, which translates to MDCSVGQGLYPLHRCKTIHLVRHAQGFHNVAGEKDHSAYLSPELFDAQLTPLGWKQVDNLRKHVHSTGLSKRIELVICSPLLRTMQTAVGVFGAGSYKDGIDVPPLMTENAGNSSRPAISSLNCPPFIAVELCREHLGVHWCDKRRSVSEYTTLFPAIDFSLIESDADVLWEADVREPNDKVAARGMEFLKWLWTRKEKEIAIVTHSGFLVHTLSAYGNDCHPSVKSEICTPFSNCELRSMVIVDRSMIGSDSSTTNYPGKIPSGTDVPSDDASEEHPAGSAK; encoded by the exons ATGGATTGCTCTGTTGGCCAAGGCTTGTACCCATTACACCGCTGCAAAACTATTCACCTG GTAAGGCACGCTCAAGGATTTCACAATGTTGCTGGTGAAAAGGACCACAGTGCATACTTGTCTCCAGAACTTTTTGATGCCCAACTCACACCTCTGGGTTGGAAGCAG GTAGATAATCTTCGTAAGCATGTTCATTCAACTGGACTGTCCAAGAGGATTGAATTAGTCATCTGCTCCCCTTTGTTAAG GACTATGCAAACGGCAGTAGGAGTTTTTGGTGCAGGAAGTTACAAAGACGGAATAGATGTTCCTCCACTTATGACTGAAAATGCTGGGAATAGTAGCCGACCAGCAATTTCAAGTCTGAACTGCCCTCCATTCATAGCTGTGGAACTTTGTCGAGAACATTTG GGAGTTCATTGGTGTGATAAAAGGAGAAGCGTAAGCGAGTATACGACTCTTTTTCCTGCAATTGATTTTTCACTG ATTGAAAGTGATGCTGATGTATTGTGGGAGGCTGATGTCCGAGAACCAAATGACAAAGTTGCAGCTAGGGGGATGGAATTCTTGAAATG GTTGTGGACACGGAAGGAAAAGGAGATCGCAATTGTTACCCATAGTGGCTTCTTGGTTCATACACTAAGTGCATATGGAAATGACTGTCATCCATCCGTTAAGAGTGAAATATGCACACC ATTTAGCAATTGTGAACTTCGCTCCATGGTTATTGTTGACAGAAG CATGATTGGGTCAGATTCTTCAACAACTAATTATCCAGGCAAAATTCCAAGCGGAACTgatgttccaagtgatgatgcTAGTGAGGAGCATCCTGCCGGGTCAGCCAAGTAG
- the LOC113711154 gene encoding phosphoglycerate mutase-like protein 1 isoform X1 has product MKRAEYDMPRLRELKSVVKLEQIEVADMDCSVGQGLYPLHRCKTIHLVRHAQGFHNVAGEKDHSAYLSPELFDAQLTPLGWKQVDNLRKHVHSTGLSKRIELVICSPLLRTMQTAVGVFGAGSYKDGIDVPPLMTENAGNSSRPAISSLNCPPFIAVELCREHLGVHWCDKRRSVSEYTTLFPAIDFSLIESDADVLWEADVREPNDKVAARGMEFLKWLWTRKEKEIAIVTHSGFLVHTLSAYGNDCHPSVKSEICTPFSNCELRSMVIVDRSMIGSDSSTTNYPGKIPSGTDVPSDDASEEHPAGSAK; this is encoded by the exons ATGAAGAGAGCAGAATATGATATGCCAAGACTTCGGGAATTGAAAAGTGTTGTGAAACTCGAACAAATTGAAG TTGCAGATATGGATTGCTCTGTTGGCCAAGGCTTGTACCCATTACACCGCTGCAAAACTATTCACCTG GTAAGGCACGCTCAAGGATTTCACAATGTTGCTGGTGAAAAGGACCACAGTGCATACTTGTCTCCAGAACTTTTTGATGCCCAACTCACACCTCTGGGTTGGAAGCAG GTAGATAATCTTCGTAAGCATGTTCATTCAACTGGACTGTCCAAGAGGATTGAATTAGTCATCTGCTCCCCTTTGTTAAG GACTATGCAAACGGCAGTAGGAGTTTTTGGTGCAGGAAGTTACAAAGACGGAATAGATGTTCCTCCACTTATGACTGAAAATGCTGGGAATAGTAGCCGACCAGCAATTTCAAGTCTGAACTGCCCTCCATTCATAGCTGTGGAACTTTGTCGAGAACATTTG GGAGTTCATTGGTGTGATAAAAGGAGAAGCGTAAGCGAGTATACGACTCTTTTTCCTGCAATTGATTTTTCACTG ATTGAAAGTGATGCTGATGTATTGTGGGAGGCTGATGTCCGAGAACCAAATGACAAAGTTGCAGCTAGGGGGATGGAATTCTTGAAATG GTTGTGGACACGGAAGGAAAAGGAGATCGCAATTGTTACCCATAGTGGCTTCTTGGTTCATACACTAAGTGCATATGGAAATGACTGTCATCCATCCGTTAAGAGTGAAATATGCACACC ATTTAGCAATTGTGAACTTCGCTCCATGGTTATTGTTGACAGAAG CATGATTGGGTCAGATTCTTCAACAACTAATTATCCAGGCAAAATTCCAAGCGGAACTgatgttccaagtgatgatgcTAGTGAGGAGCATCCTGCCGGGTCAGCCAAGTAG
- the LOC113711182 gene encoding uncharacterized protein produces MTLRSGKEVEGPESVIPNDKDEEKIENEFEKEDSNGTDPKVLPDPVITVKINPQPFPSRLEKPKKQDKDKEILEVFRMVEINIPLLDAIKQVPKYAKFLRDLCINRRRLRGDERVIIAENVSAEMFETVGKNELDVALIKHLELEITPEVEWSEDLKYTIGALHSLSTIAKREHKEAIGWTIVDIKGISPSVCIHRIWLEEDTKPVRQAQMRLNPLMMEVVKKEILKLLDVGIIFAISDNPWMSPIQAVPKKAGVTVEANQTGELMPVRKPIGWRQCIVYRRLNAVTKKDHFALRFIDQMVERLACRAYYYFLNEFSGYF; encoded by the exons ATGACTTTGAGGAGTGGCAAGGAAGTCGAAGGACCCGAGTCGGTGATTCCTAATGACAAGGATGaagaaaagatcgaaaatgagtttgagaaagAAGATAGCAATGGCACAGATCCAAAGGTACTCCCGGACCCAGTCATTACAGTTAAGATTAACCCGCAACCTTTTCCTAGCAGGTTGGAGAAACCGAAAAAGCAGGATAAGGATAAGGAGATCCTGGAGGTGTTCCGCATGGTAGAGATCAATATCCCCTTGTTAGACGCAATCAAACAGGTGCCGAAGTACGCAAAGTTTTTGAGGGACTTGTGCATCAATCGAAGGAGGCTGAGGGGAGATGAAAGAGTCATTATTGCAGAGAATGTGTCGGCG GAAATGTTTGAAACTGTTGGCAAGAATGAGTTAGACGTTGCTTTAATCAAGCACCTCGAGTTGGAGATAACTCCTGAGGTGGAGTGGAGTGAAGATTTGAAATACACAATAGGGGCATTACACTCGTTGTCAACCATAGCAAAAAG AGAGCATAAGGAGGCGATAGGATGGACCATCGTTGACATTAAGGGAATCAGTCCTTCCGTCTGCATACATCGAATATGGTTGGAAGAAGACACCAAACCTGTACGGCAAGCTCAAATGAGACTCAATCCCCTCATGATGGAAGTGgtgaagaaagaaattttgaaactgCTAGATGTGGGGATCATCTTTGCAATATCAGATAACCCTTGGATGAGCCCAATCCAGGCAGTCCCAAAAAAGGCAGGAGTGACAGTGGAGGCCAACCAAACAGGTGAGCTCATGCCAGTGCGCAAACCTATTGGATGGAGGCAGTGTATTGTCTACCGTAGACTGAACGCCGTCACTAAAAAGGACCATTTTGCTCTTCGTTTCATTGACCAAATGGTTGAACGCTTAGCTTGTAGGgcttactattattttttgaaTGAATTTTCAGGATATTTTTAG
- the LOC113711183 gene encoding uncharacterized protein, translated as MKIKHKQKLLVWKILHQALPCREALHKRTSKGDIICKICGENSETVEHIFFHCKQAQMIWRIAPLQWDGLKEHTADFRRWWTMLMEVQTRKEGREHINLTVNILWQIWKARNAAEFDGKDTHPMEVIRKAIKDCKEYHQSQQIQHQLSMSETETV; from the coding sequence ATGAAGATAAAGCACAAACAAAAGCTGCTTGTATGGAAAATCCTGCACCAAGCCTTGCCATGTAGGGAAGCACTTCATAAACGAACAAGCAAAGGTGATATAATCTGCAAGATATGTGGGGAAAATAGTGAAACAGTGGAACACATCTTCTTTCATTGTAAACAAGCACAAATGATATGGCGGATAGCGCCCCTCCAGTGGGATGGACTTAAGGAGCACACCGCTGATTTCAGGCGATGGTGGACCATGTTAATGGAAGTGCAGACGCGAAAGGAGGGGAGGGAGCACATAAACTTAACAGTGAACATCCTTTGGCAGATCTGGAAAGCCAGGAATGCAGCTGAATTTGACGGCAAGGATACACATCCAATGGAAGTCATTAGGAAAGCAATTAAGGACTGCAAGGAGTATCACCAATCACAACAAATACAACATCAGCTGAGCATGTCCGAAACAGAAACAGTATAA